The following are encoded together in the Bacillota bacterium genome:
- the rlmB gene encoding 23S rRNA (guanosine(2251)-2'-O)-methyltransferase RlmB, which translates to MADSPDHDELQLIIGRNAVIEAIKAGRPINRILIAKGTGGSIKQKILVLAKDRRIPVVEVDRRRLDVTTGDGLHQGVIAFGSPIAYKDPEEILALARSRGEAPLVAVLNGILDPQNLGAILRTSSAAGVHGVIIRERRQVGLTPAVARASAGAIEYVHVARVPNIINAVRWLKDNGLWVVASHAEADETLWNVDLSGPLAVVVGGEDAGVGPALLKECDLAVRIPMQPGRVTSLNASVAYAILIYEVMRQRMASS; encoded by the coding sequence TTGGCGGATTCCCCAGACCATGACGAACTGCAATTGATCATCGGGCGAAATGCGGTAATTGAGGCGATAAAAGCTGGTCGCCCTATAAACAGGATTTTGATAGCCAAGGGAACTGGTGGATCTATCAAGCAAAAAATCCTGGTTCTTGCCAAGGATCGGAGGATCCCCGTGGTGGAGGTTGATAGGAGGAGACTTGACGTCACGACCGGTGATGGGTTGCATCAGGGTGTTATTGCTTTTGGTTCGCCTATAGCATACAAAGACCCGGAGGAGATCCTGGCTCTTGCCAGGTCTCGGGGTGAGGCTCCTTTAGTGGCCGTATTGAATGGAATTCTCGACCCCCAAAATCTAGGCGCCATTCTGAGGACCTCCAGCGCCGCCGGTGTCCATGGAGTCATAATCCGGGAAAGACGCCAGGTCGGCCTCACTCCGGCCGTAGCTCGTGCGTCAGCAGGAGCTATAGAATATGTGCATGTAGCTCGGGTTCCAAATATCATAAATGCGGTAAGATGGCTTAAGGATAATGGATTATGGGTGGTTGCCTCGCATGCGGAGGCTGATGAGACACTCTGGAATGTGGACCTTTCCGGTCCGCTGGCTGTGGTGGTTGGGGGAGAGGATGCCGGAGTCGGTCCGGCTCTGCTAAAAGAGTGCGACCTTGCCGTCAGGATACCGATGCAACCGGGGAGAGTCACGTCCCTCAACGCTTCAGTAGCTTATGCCATACTGATTTACGAAGTGATGCGTCAGAGGATGGCATCATCATAG
- a CDS encoding vanomycin resistance protein VanB, translating to MRRRDHFLLVASVTAIFLGASLGIGAYYFLGDHVMAGVSLAGFKVGGCDAGSLTGIVAELKKYLAHEPITLVYGGYRRAIHPEELGVSIDAGATVEDLLHAGRQGPLRDRVAMIVGAHGSGIDLPVRVSVDPQKLGEMLLRIANDINIEPRNASFEDETGAEIAERPGRRLKVDEFRNMILDALGRFPREDISLPVEIIRPATTLEELRSAGARIMISSYRSFFDPSNRDRSYNIRLTASRLNGIIVGPGEEFSFNEAVGPRGPEYGFREAFEIVSREFVPGFGGGVCQMSSTLYNAALLAGQHITERHCHSLPLNYVPLGRDATVHYGSLDLKFRNPLPWPVMIQAKVTGNQVIASIYGRRNLGYEVQVKTEEIERIEPSVVERLDPTLPEGKEIHEQDGQPGYKVKTIRVMLKDGKEIRREDISFDTYSPIASIVRVGSGPLSVKR from the coding sequence ATGAGGCGAAGGGACCATTTTCTCCTTGTCGCGTCGGTCACCGCGATTTTCCTCGGGGCTTCATTGGGAATCGGCGCCTACTATTTCCTCGGAGATCATGTCATGGCGGGAGTTTCGCTGGCCGGTTTCAAGGTAGGCGGATGCGATGCTGGATCTTTAACCGGGATAGTCGCCGAATTAAAGAAATATCTTGCGCATGAGCCGATAACCCTGGTTTATGGTGGATATCGACGTGCCATTCACCCGGAGGAATTGGGGGTTTCCATCGATGCTGGGGCCACCGTTGAAGATTTGCTTCATGCAGGTAGACAGGGCCCGCTAAGAGACCGGGTCGCCATGATAGTCGGCGCCCATGGTTCCGGTATCGATTTGCCGGTCCGGGTTTCAGTCGACCCCCAGAAATTAGGAGAGATGCTGTTAAGAATAGCTAATGATATAAACATCGAACCCCGCAACGCCTCGTTCGAGGATGAAACTGGCGCCGAAATCGCGGAGAGGCCTGGTAGGCGCCTCAAAGTGGATGAGTTCCGCAATATGATACTCGATGCATTAGGAAGGTTCCCCAGGGAGGATATCTCACTTCCCGTGGAGATCATCCGGCCCGCGACCACACTGGAGGAGTTGCGGTCGGCGGGGGCACGGATCATGATCAGCTCATACAGGTCATTCTTTGACCCTTCTAATAGGGACCGTTCCTACAATATAAGGCTTACGGCATCAAGGCTGAATGGCATCATCGTAGGACCAGGCGAAGAGTTTTCCTTTAATGAAGCGGTCGGTCCCCGTGGGCCAGAATATGGTTTTCGTGAGGCCTTTGAGATCGTGTCGCGGGAATTCGTGCCTGGCTTCGGCGGAGGAGTATGCCAGATGTCCTCCACTTTGTATAATGCCGCCCTGCTCGCTGGCCAACACATAACCGAGCGGCATTGTCATTCATTGCCGCTGAACTATGTACCTCTTGGCCGAGACGCGACAGTCCATTATGGTTCTCTCGACCTCAAGTTCAGGAATCCTCTGCCCTGGCCGGTGATGATACAGGCAAAGGTTACCGGCAATCAGGTGATTGCCAGCATCTATGGCCGTCGCAATCTAGGGTATGAGGTCCAGGTCAAGACCGAGGAGATTGAACGCATCGAGCCATCTGTGGTTGAAAGGCTCGATCCCACTCTGCCCGAAGGCAAGGAGATTCATGAACAGGACGGGCAACCAGGGTATAAGGTGAAGACGATCAGGGTGATGCTGAAAGACGGAAAGGAAATCCGTAGAGAGGACATATCCTTCGATACTTACTCCCCAATTGCCTCTATTGTACGGGTTGGGAGCGGACCGCTATCTGTCAAGCGCTGA
- the sigH gene encoding RNA polymerase sporulation sigma factor SigH gives MALEAIGLGANAGELAFDGYQSMVDEEVVENARKGDRSAEEYLINKYKNFVRAKARSYFLIGADREDIVQEGMIGLFKAIRDFRSDKLASFRAFAELCITRQIITAIKTATRQKHIPLNSYVSLNKPIYDEESDRTLLDVLSGTRVTDPEEVVISREEFVDIEAKMGEFLSDLEWQVLMSYLDGKSYQEIACDLHRHVKSIDNALQRVKRKLERYIEKRDA, from the coding sequence ATGGCACTGGAGGCGATAGGGTTGGGCGCGAACGCCGGAGAATTGGCCTTTGATGGCTACCAGTCAATGGTGGATGAAGAGGTCGTTGAGAATGCGAGAAAAGGTGATCGTTCGGCCGAAGAATACCTTATTAACAAATACAAGAATTTCGTCCGTGCTAAGGCGCGTTCCTACTTTCTCATTGGAGCCGACCGCGAAGATATAGTTCAGGAGGGAATGATCGGACTCTTCAAAGCGATTCGTGATTTTCGAAGTGACAAGCTCGCTTCATTCAGGGCATTTGCTGAGTTATGTATCACCAGGCAGATCATAACCGCCATCAAGACCGCGACTCGCCAGAAGCACATCCCACTCAATTCGTATGTGTCCTTGAACAAACCTATCTATGATGAGGAATCCGATCGTACCTTGCTGGATGTCCTCTCCGGGACACGCGTCACAGATCCCGAGGAAGTAGTGATAAGCAGGGAGGAATTCGTGGATATAGAGGCGAAGATGGGCGAGTTTCTCTCTGATCTCGAATGGCAGGTTTTGATGTCATATCTTGATGGCAAGTCCTATCAAGAGATAGCCTGTGATCTTCACAGGCACGTTAAGTCGATTGATAACGCGCTGCAGCGCGTCAAGCGAAAGCTGGAACGGTACATAGAAAAGCGCGATGCCTGA